The following are from one region of the Thiohalorhabdus sp. Cl-TMA genome:
- a CDS encoding YceI family protein, which translates to MKKILLAGLLALGFAVPGVQAAEYKIDTQGQHAFIQFKIQHLGYSWLYGRFNDLSGHFTYDKDNPDASEVVVNIDPASIDTNHAERDKHLRSDEFLHVAEHPEAKFVSTSFEDHGDGTATLKGDLTLHGITKPVTIDAEHVGHGPDPWGGYRRGFRGTTKIALKDFGIDYDLGPKAREVALTLSIEGVRQ; encoded by the coding sequence ATGAAGAAGATCCTGCTCGCGGGATTGTTGGCCCTCGGATTTGCCGTGCCCGGCGTCCAGGCCGCGGAATACAAGATCGATACCCAGGGCCAGCACGCCTTCATCCAGTTCAAGATCCAGCACCTGGGCTATAGCTGGCTGTACGGCCGCTTCAACGACCTCTCCGGCCACTTCACCTATGACAAGGACAACCCGGACGCCTCCGAGGTGGTGGTGAACATCGACCCGGCGAGCATCGACACCAACCACGCCGAGCGCGACAAGCACCTGCGCAGCGACGAGTTCCTGCACGTGGCCGAGCATCCCGAGGCCAAGTTCGTCAGCACCAGCTTCGAGGACCACGGCGACGGAACCGCCACCCTCAAGGGCGATCTGACCTTGCACGGCATCACCAAGCCGGTGACCATCGATGCGGAGCACGTGGGGCACGGCCCGGACCCCTGGGGCGGCTACCGGCGCGGATTCCGCGGCACCACCAAGATCGCCCTCAAGGACTTCGGCATCGACTACGACCTCGGCCCCAAGGCCCGGGAAGTGGCCCTGACCCTGTCCATCGAAGGCGTCCGGCAGTAA
- a CDS encoding cytochrome b has translation MQLGNTRDSYGWVAIGLHWISALAIFGLFGLGLWMVELTYYDPWYNRGPALHKSVGILLFGLLLGRILWRRLNPAPTPEGSPLERRTAVLAHRAMLGLLLVLMAAGYLISTAEGRGIEVFGWFEVPAVAAGFERQEDLAGWLHRWLSYGLIALVALHAAASLKHHFFDRDRTLRRMLRPGTSDVSSNKELHP, from the coding sequence ATGCAGCTGGGGAATACGCGGGACAGCTATGGCTGGGTGGCCATCGGCCTGCACTGGATCTCGGCGCTGGCGATTTTCGGCCTATTCGGACTGGGCCTCTGGATGGTGGAGCTCACCTACTACGACCCGTGGTACAACCGCGGGCCGGCGCTGCACAAGTCCGTGGGCATCCTGCTGTTCGGGCTGCTCCTGGGCCGCATCCTGTGGCGCCGCCTCAACCCGGCCCCGACCCCGGAGGGCTCGCCGCTGGAGCGCCGGACGGCGGTGCTGGCGCATCGGGCCATGCTCGGGCTGCTTCTGGTGCTGATGGCGGCCGGGTACCTGATCTCCACCGCCGAGGGACGGGGCATCGAAGTGTTCGGCTGGTTCGAGGTACCCGCCGTGGCTGCCGGCTTCGAGCGCCAGGAGGACCTGGCCGGCTGGCTCCACCGCTGGCTCTCCTACGGCCTGATCGCCCTGGTGGCCCTGCATGCCGCGGCCTCCCTCAAGCACCACTTTTTCGACCGGGACCGGACCCTGCGGCGCATGCTCCGTCCCGGAACCTCGGACGTATCCTCCAACAAGGAGCTTCACCCATGA
- a CDS encoding MBL fold metallo-hydrolase, which translates to MQATTLFDGDYQWLVLGRDPDRNAKIIDTNQFLIRTERRAMVLEPGGVEIFPAMLMAVLHQVPVEQITDLFASHQDPDIISSLGLWDNALPEARLHAPWMWEGFIRHFGCDHIEYLGIPDQGHAIELDGFQFQALPAHFLHSSGNFHLYDASARILMSGDIGMALEPEQEKAPLFVEDLEQHFEYMRPLHQRWMPSNRAKNEWISRARDLDIEILAPQHGRLIKGADVGRFLDWLEELEVGITF; encoded by the coding sequence ATGCAGGCGACCACGCTTTTCGACGGGGATTACCAGTGGCTGGTCCTGGGGCGCGACCCGGACCGCAACGCCAAGATCATCGACACCAACCAGTTCCTGATCCGCACGGAACGCCGGGCCATGGTCCTGGAGCCCGGCGGGGTGGAGATCTTCCCCGCCATGCTCATGGCCGTCCTCCATCAGGTGCCCGTGGAGCAGATCACCGACCTGTTCGCTTCCCACCAGGATCCGGACATCATCTCCTCGCTGGGCCTGTGGGACAACGCCCTTCCGGAGGCCCGGCTGCACGCCCCGTGGATGTGGGAGGGCTTCATCCGGCACTTCGGCTGCGACCACATCGAGTACCTGGGCATCCCGGACCAGGGGCACGCCATCGAGCTCGACGGCTTCCAGTTCCAGGCCCTTCCCGCCCACTTCCTGCATTCCTCCGGCAACTTCCACCTCTACGACGCCAGCGCGCGCATCCTCATGAGCGGTGACATCGGCATGGCCCTGGAGCCCGAGCAGGAAAAGGCGCCCCTGTTCGTGGAGGACCTGGAGCAGCACTTCGAGTACATGCGTCCCCTCCACCAGCGCTGGATGCCCTCCAACCGGGCCAAGAACGAATGGATCAGCCGGGCCCGGGACCTGGACATCGAGATCCTGGCGCCCCAGCATGGCCGCCTCATCAAGGGGGCCGACGTGGGGCGCTTCCTGGACTGGCTGGAAGAGCTGGAAGTGGGCATCACCTTCTAG
- a CDS encoding MerR family DNA-binding protein, producing MADDSVLHRLAEAAGVSPGAVRYYQLQDLVSLPAGAMDGHDPDWASATERLRFISRAQVLGFTLREIRALLESGDDGPARLQRLIMEKLHEIEGSLGSLQTMQDGLLGLVEQCRGDTPGAGPDIERALMMTPRNGEGDASCG from the coding sequence ATGGCCGATGACTCCGTCCTCCACCGCCTGGCGGAAGCCGCCGGAGTCAGCCCCGGCGCCGTCCGCTACTACCAGCTTCAGGACCTGGTCTCCCTACCGGCCGGCGCCATGGACGGCCACGACCCGGACTGGGCCTCTGCGACGGAGCGCCTGCGCTTCATCAGCCGGGCGCAGGTGCTGGGCTTCACCCTCCGGGAGATCCGCGCCCTGTTGGAATCCGGCGACGACGGCCCCGCAAGGTTACAGCGCCTGATCATGGAGAAGCTCCACGAGATCGAGGGCAGCCTCGGGTCGCTGCAAACCATGCAGGACGGCCTGCTTGGGCTCGTGGAGCAATGCCGGGGCGATACTCCCGGCGCCGGCCCGGACATAGAGCGGGCATTGATGATGACGCCGCGGAACGGCGAGGGGGACGCTTCCTGCGGCTAG